One window from the genome of Eublepharis macularius isolate TG4126 chromosome 15, MPM_Emac_v1.0, whole genome shotgun sequence encodes:
- the BOD1L1 gene encoding biorientation of chromosomes in cell division protein 1-like 1, translating into MSSSGSAVAAAPAAPAAASPPAQPPPPPPPPPPPPPQPQPPPPPPGTSPGPAAEPELVSLILNRLKSQGLFDQFRRDCLADVDTKPAYQNLRQRVDNFVSNHLATHTWSPHLNKNQLRNNIRQQVLKSGMLESGIDRIISQVVDPKINHIFRPQVEKAVHEFLATLNHKDEASPSAAQPEEKPDASLTVQGVSIIAPSTSVASDALSILETITSLNQEASAARTSAEATNPKATDRASRKLSSQQSVDGGTEQERNVDDLPDGERLCNAAEENADMITNGEEVNNFSSSEEEKTVPKEATGLINPSKGAVPEGDEQKNKLADRKLEGSEKGERKKEKKEKVDKKLDHLKKNDDVLKVRDEKPAKDKDAESIRHSTVEKNSSKHKASESTKEVILEDSDTEILSDITVSSVHTSDLSSFEEESEEELALSDSTEEGEIVSDDEEEEHSQIKTKPEDGESNDKKTKSGRHAYVHKPYLYSKYYSDSDDERTVEQRRQSVAREKEERLLRRRLNREKLEEKRKQKAAEKTKILKTGNPGKSSQNVEESSSRGLDLKASGASIKDVLKEQRFLEKKVALSRKRKRETRHNDEGGKKKYEQPEEDLREPLKTNESGEKLSSKEVKASQGKTEMNKLARRLPEPVLSTDDSRNDPKVEREHKRKPSACLQPDGAQHDLEAKDPKAHSDRIEANPEELQKQKSVLKNEKHIKKEESETQNFKSILKKEARSSKEKNEKERTLSEDRQVTKHKYKGDGVHKTGDEAENLSSEKALKGEESTQKHNQLTKTLSDERKNKHRSEKKASVSSKEVKNVSELISKNEEGPRKENNRKYRHISMEKSKAEHKCKRSSSDSRPQKESQGASKPHSSATSRRSESYSEEKERHDAEPTNLDSTLRQGDSIHKGKRKSKNNLEERFLLKSKSKSHGKQAKGAENELQESLSKQESGQKLEKDKNSEESDLDKQCKSKSESRVLEDSSVELEPESRAHVMSSSQKDSGHRVKLQLGEKPSTKEKIRSDKDFSSSRLERKLSAEGHKTKSLKHNNKEIRKREEENKPDDKGNKQVDSHAKMQENDLLTNKKASKRLVGENRKGSMSSQGMDTGEEKIPAVTSADSSFPAPQNIVLTSSHALHSEQSQEPMEIELEQTLSDSSHQTSQAEEESSNNSQETKFKNTAKDQTQNSASEFNKLVHSKERTSEPSLSSHINPLQKDENVPQKEENEPNCIHDHALKNVGHIEQEPYPVIAAYETNDQISLNSHKDNEKLKFQRMSEGPPAQNTLKNILDPSKESSFPIKSSPREEVNNLAEITEPLISASTEESFDLDRSCIKDVISDSKTEDTVKMEQPGTVVINVIGSAINDVNVESKGEAADLSGKHKAEENVDIHESVAQGSVRSVLAGVTQSNSLTGLVIVDGGARTDEFESAVLEKVEKDNLVGGSSAKTDQGAVECTDKTKENEGTSAVTESSSESVTKDAPEEVRDISVMASEAGGSDDTRGVTEDKNETNLVGSSVGGNACGISHSMETSDTTIIGTSTERSTGSMVTATSTGGNQGEGSSSVNLQREGDAVISCSEEKGEATLICTSIEADEGFHAAVWTKTKQGPPFATQKDFGECTVTAAEESGVGVTEGLAACESTSTSTKEEETAECAANYVEESGKHLSNKTGVEREQSSDNVETEEKDDAVTSAGSEERCTASASQGSSPFDRAAPSVGEVEGDGAVTSAGTADRDGSVHSGNRDEFQTNGAGAGQAKAAEGAVTCTGAARGSAGFAICSVTGTDSQEESAVTGACARLEASNAVTGTHADKSEDVVYGESAVTSTGITAEDDPEAADACTGLEDSNEGFSVSLGEQDQYEHATDSTEAAAETNATEVSRGSCDDEGFVTSTGAKEEDEEGEDFVTSTGRGNEEMDHASACTGTEETERTVLCVGAGESGSSSICIATGQPETELGVLTTNAGKGNVDSMTGSDEETKSGSVSHSTKGIVESSSTSDGSGNEHVLDFATEKEEEFAVTENYEFGLVRAVSEQNGGQPSAAEEKNENATSYLDNRKCESLRFRMEDAIPSASEDVKDEAETISTSVVKVCLSPPRGFSKHMEQTSFENYDKTDSISGEEFEAPMPSTAIDSCPSQDGAVVAPNKVSTSVLEEFEGPMPSATMEDGESQFATGGAVEMASTNVEMWATPTPSGSRGEADESHTADHSDECTVISTSINEEREVPISNACTEDSVPAFALGLEQAAHTSVISTSTAEPLANSVSPATTQEVNPVSETTTEGRNDSFTVSTNMTEGVLVPVKMEEEKDDGAAIPPDAAEKDEAVQPGNATSLDIELAVQRTLKSSQGGTVFVKEEIKCDIPGQNVVSVKPHPQLVALNIENPEDVATVAARTVKDCNSVSAIPALEETPHAFESVEVDEEKNVVGAEAGDHSVSSVPGESKSVLAISCEEDKSFCQEEREGVLMGDSEESKTTGDTKEMETAANTGESTSVAETFCTEMGLESSAGDGQSVEISMPVQEGVLRNEVTSSHSGTLLEQERGDKNAAIDCLNHNPVLKTDLSGKGHLPEKGYTAAACVEFGSNSENGALAGGAELQTQHHLADVEAKVDESHKPEAASQESVGRHSDNEEVLPIVPEELELQSKLMAEEELQCQSLTKDNQHDEGPPEESHRALEVSDTIIATEATKVQVPEEKPLELQVEIPDQEEETRDCPPATGQGDSGDGLAPQILGEEAEQNQDFQAKQETEEATAGDSRKVPEDGAEIQEPSSDATEQKDNTAGKMDICEKPDLEPSLNLVEVNQQVTVKRKRGRPRKYPLPGQDSEADARIGNQPSCPKNRDKIPPKVKNTLPGDGKGHEAEEGKMEVVVRRRGRKPKRPFIPSLEIGTDTPEPDRKRQKLAAAVEEETKDQEEGKESGSNGGEDNGDEETHSRATTRAASRLEAQRKQPSKPTTRAASKNQNPVSPTNRQTLAGRKPLSLAKLKKSPLSALSKLHPTKRKREGSPSVSQKKGHPRAEETAAKKAKR; encoded by the exons CCTGCTTATCAGAACTTAAGGCAGCGGGTGGACAACTTTGTTTCCAACCACCTAGCAACTCACACGTGGAGTCCTCACTTGAATAAAAACCAGCTGCGGAATAATATTAGGCAACAGGTTCTCAA ATCTGGAATGTTAGAATCCGGGATTGACAGAATCATTTCTCAAGTTGTGGATCCAAAGATCAACCACATATTCAGGCCTCAGGTTGAAAAAGCTGTCCATGAATTCTTAGCCACATTAAATCACAAAGATGAAGCCAGTCCGAGCGCAGCACAGCCTGAGGAGAAACCAGATGCTTCTCTTACAGTGCAAG GTGTTTCCATCATCGCTCCTAGCACAAGCGTGGCTAGTGATGCCCTGTCCATTTTGGAAACGATCACTTCTCTCAACCAAGAGGCCAGTGCAGCCCGGACTTCTGCAGAGGCAACAAATCCCAAGGCTACAGACAGAGCGTCAAGAAAGCTCTCATCTCAGCAGAGTGTGGATGGTGGCACTGAGCAAGAGCGAAATGTGGATGATCTGCCCGATGGGGAGAGACTGTGTAACGCTGCGGAAGAAAATGCTGACATGATAACCAATGGGGAAGAGGTGAATAACTTCTcttcaagtgaagaagaaaaaacTGTGCCAAAAGAAGCCACCGGTTTGATCAACCCAAGCAAGGGTGCTGTGCCGGAAGGCGATGAGCAGAAAAACAAACTGGCGGACAGAAAGCTGGAGGGCTCCgagaaaggagagaggaaaaaagagaaaaaggaaaaagtggacAAGAAGCTGGACCATTTGAAAAAGAATGATGATGTTTTGAAAGTGAGAGATGAAAAGCCTGCAAAGGACAAAGACGCAGAATCGATCAGACATTCCACTGTGGAAAAAAACAGCAGTAAACATAAAGCGAGCGAGAGTACAAAAGAAG tcaTTTTGGAGGATTCTGATACGGAAATACTCAGTGATATCACGGTTAGTTCAGTGCACACCAGCGACCTTTCTTCCTTTGAAGAAGAGAGTGAAGAGGAACTTGCACTTTCTGACAGCACAGAAGAAGGAGAGATCGTTTCTGACG ATGAAGAAGAGGAACACagtcaaattaaaacaaaaccagaggATGGTGAATCTAACGATAAAAAAACGAAATCTGGCCGACACGCTTACGTCCACAAGCCTTACCTGTATTCCAAATACTACAGTGATTCTGATGATGAACGGACTGTAGAGCAACGCCGCCAGTCCGTT GCtagagaaaaagaagagagacTTTTAAGGAGACGACTTAACAGAGAAAAACTTGAAGAAAAGCGGAAGCAGAAAGCTGCAGAAAAAACCAAAATATTGAAAACAGGAAATCCAG GCAAAAGCAGTCAAAATGTGGAAGAGTCTTCAAGCAGAGGCCTTGACTTAAAAGCCAGTGGTGCCAGCATTAAAGATGTGCTTAAAGAACAGAGGTTTTTAGAAAAGAAGGTGGCACTGAGcaggaaaaggaagagggagaCAAG ACATAACGACGAAGGTGGGAAGAAGAAATATGAACAGCCGGAGGAAGATCTCAGAGAACCTCTAAAGACAAATGAA AGTGGTGAAAAGCTGTCCTCAAAAGAAGTGAAAGCTAGTCAAGGCAAAACTGAAATGAATAAACTAGCTAGAAGACTTCCAGAGCCAGTTCTTTCGACTGACGATAGCAGAAATGATCCCAAAGTAGAAAGAGAACATAAAAGAAAACCCTCTGCCTGTCTTCAGCCAGATGGGGCCCAACATGACCTAGAAGCCAAGGATCCAAAGGCTCACAGTGACAGAATAGAGGCCAACCCAGAAGAACTTCAAAAGCAGAAAAGTGTACTTAAAAATGAAAAACATATTAAAAAGGAAGAATCAGAAACACAGAATTTCAAAAGTATACTCAAGAAAGAGGCTAGATCAtcaaaagagaaaaatgaaaaagaaagaacTCTTTCTGAAGATAGACAAGTAACAAAACATAAATATAAAGGAGATGGTGTTCATAAAACAGGTGACGAGGCAGAAAATCTGTCATCAGAGAAAGCGCTGAAAGGTGAGGAGAGCACGCAAAAACATAATCAGCTAACGAAAACTCTGTCAGACGAAAGGAAGAATAAGCACAGGAGTGAAAAGAAAGCATCAGTAAGCAGCAAAGAAGTAAAAAATGTTTCTGAACTTATTTCCAAGAATGAAGAAGGTCCACGTAAAGAGAATAATAGGAAATACAGACATATTTCcatggaaaaatcaaaagcagaaCATAAGTGCAAACGGTCATCAAGTGATTCCAGGCCACAGAAGGAGTCCCAGGGTGCATCAAAGCCACACAGCTCTGCAACGTCAAGGAGAAGTGAAAGTTATTCAGAAGAGAAAGAGCGACATGATGCGGAACCCACTAACCTAGATAGTACTTTAAGACAAGGTGACAGTATCCACAAAGGCAAGCGTAAATCAAAAAATAACTTAGAAGAAAGGTTCTTGTTGAAGTCCAAATCCAAGAGTCATGGCAAACAAGCGAAAGGAGCAGAAAATGAATTACAAGAAAGTTTGTCCAAGCAGGAATCTGGGCAGAAATTGGAAAAAGATAAGAACTCAGAAGAAAGTGATCTAGATAAGCAATGTAAATCCAAAAGTGAAAGTAGAGTTTTGGAAGACAGTTCTGTGGAATTGGAACCTGAAAGCAGAGCACACGTCATGAGTAGTTCTCAAAAAGATTCTGGTCACAGAGTTAAGTTACAGTTGGGAGAAAAACCATCTACCAAAGAGAAAATCAGAAGTGATAAGGATTTCAGCAGTTCCAGGTTAGAAAGGAAgttgtcagcagaaggtcacaaaACCAAAAGTTTGAAGcataataataaagaaataagaaaaagagaggaagagaacaaACCTGACGACAAAGGTAATAAACAAGTAGACAGTCATGCCAAGATGCAAGAAAATGATCTGCTTACAAATAAAAAAGCTAGCAAAAGATTAGTGGGGGAAAATAGAAAAGGAAGTATGTCTTCCCAAGGCATGGATACAGGAGAAGAAAAAATACCAGCAGTTACTTCCGCAGATAGCTCTTTCCCAGCTCCTCAGAACATAGTCCTAACTAGTAGTCACGCCTTACATTCTGAACAAAGCCAAGAGCCAATGGAGATTGAATTGGAACAAACTCTCAGTGATTCATCTCATCAAACGTCTCAAGCAGAAGAAGAAAGCAGTAATAATTCacaagagactaagtttaaaaaTACAGCCAAAGACCAAACGCAGAATTCAGCGTCTGAGTTTAATAAATTAGTTCATTCCAAAGAAAGGACATCAGAACCTTCCTTATCAAGTCACATTAACCCCCTGCAAAAAGATGAAAACGTTCCCCAAAAGGAAGAGAATGAACCAAATTGTATACACGATCACGCTTTGAAGAACGTGGGACATATTGAGCAGGAGCCATACCCTGTGATTGCTGCGTATGAGACAAATGATCAAATCTCACTTAATTCTCACAAGGACAATGAAAAGTTAAAATTCCAAAGAATGTCTGAGGGTCCTCCAGCACAGAACACTCTTAAAAATATATTAGATCCAAGCAAAGAAAGCAGTTTTCCAATAAAGAGCTCCCCAAGAGAAGAGGTTAACAATCTTGCAGAAATCACAGAACCCTTGATTAGTGCATCTACAGAGGAATCTTTTGATTTAGATAGGTCTTGTATTAAAGATGTCATTTCCGATAGTAAAACAGAAGATACTGTTAAAATGGAACAACCTGGTACTGTTGTTATTAATGTCATAGGAAGTGCAATAAATGACGTAAACGTTGAAAGCAAAGGTGAAGCTGCTGACTTAAGTGGCAAGCACAAAGCTGAGGAGAACGTAGACATCCATGAGAGCGTTGCGCAAGGAAGTGTTAGAAGTGTGTTAGCTGGTGTGACACAGAGTAATAGTCTGACTGGCCTAGTGATAGTTGATGGAGGTGCACGGACAGATGAATTTGAGTCAGCGGTCTTGGAGAAAGTAGAAAAAGACAATCTAGTTGGTGGTTCTTCTGCAAAGACAGACCAGGGTGCTGTAGAATGCACAGACAAAACAAAGGAAAATGAGGGCACCAGTGCCGTAACAGAATCCTCTTCAGAATCAGTGACCAAGGATGCTCCAGAAGAAGTAAGGGACATTTCTGTGATGGCCAGTGAAGCAGGAGGTAGTGACGACACACGAGGAGTCACTGAAGATAAAAATGAAACCAATCTTGTAGGGAGTAGTGTAGGTGGCAACGCCTGTGGTATCTCCCACAGTATGGAGACTTCCGATACAACTATTATAGGGACTAGCACAGAGAGGAGTACTGGAAGCATGGTAACAGCCACTAGTACAGGAGGAAACCAAGGTGAAGGAAGCTCGTCCGTAAATTTGCAAAGGGAAGGTGATGCTGTTATTTCTTGTTCCGAAGAAAAGGGGGAGGCTACTTTGATCTGTACAAGCATAGAAGCAGATGAAGGCTTCCATGCGGCAGTCTGGACCAAAACCAAACAAGGGCCTCCTTTTGCAACCCAAAAGGACTTTGGCGAATGTACTGTCACCGCTGCTGAAGAAAGTGGCGTTGGCGTTACTGAAGGGCTTGCGGCATGCGAAAGTACCTCAACCAGTACGAAGGAGGAAGAAACGGCTGAATGTGCTGCAAATTATGTAGAAGAAAGCGGTAAACATTTAAGCAATAAAACTGGTGTAGAACGTGAACAGAGTTCGGATAATGTTGAAACAGAAGAGAAAGATGATGCTGTGACCAGCGCAGGCTCTGAAGAAAGATGCACAGCTTCTGCCTCTCAAGGTTCAAGCCCCTTTGACAGGGCTGCCCCTTCTGTCGGTGAGGTAGAAGGCGACGGGGCTGTGACCAGTGCAGGCACTGCAGATCGTGATGGCTCTGTGCACAGTGGAAATCGAGATGAATTCCAGACGAATGGAGCTGGGGCGGGGCAAGCGAAAGCGGCCGAAGGTGCTGTGACGTGCACGGGTGCAGCAAGAGGAAGTGCTGGGTTTGCCATCTGCTCGGTCACTGGTACAGACTCTCAAGAAGAAAGCGCTGTGACCGGAGCGTGTGCTAGATTAGAAGCCAGTAATGCAGTGACCGGAACACACGCCGACAAAAGCGAAGACGTCGTATACGGCGAAAGCGCCGTCACCAGCACAGGCATAACGGCAGAAGATGACCCCGAAGCCGCAGATGCTTGTACTGGCTTGGAAGACAGCAACGAaggtttttctgtttctttagGCGAACAGGATCAATATGAGCATGCTACAGATAGTACAGAAGCCGCCGCTGAAACCAATGCCACTGAAGTGAGCCGAGGCTCCTGTGATGACGAAGGTTTCGTGACCAGCACTGGGGCAAAGGAGGAGGATGAAGAAGGCGAAGACTTTGTTACCAGCACAGGAAGAGGTAATGAAGAAATGGATCACGCCTCGGCCTGTACAGGAACTGAAGAAACTGAACGGACCGTGCTTTGTGTTGGAGCTGGAGAAAGTGGAAGTTCCTCCATCTGCATAGCTACAGGCCAGCCTGAAACAGAGTTGGGGGTGCTGACCACGAATGCAGGTAAAGGTAACGTTGACAGCATGACAGGCTCAGATGAAGAAACCAAGAGTGGCAGCGTCAGCCACAGCACCAAGGGAATCGTTGAAAGCAGCAGCACCAGTGACGGTTCAGGCAACGAACACGTTTTAGATTTCGccacagaaaaagaggaagagttTGCAGTTACCGAGAACTATGAATTTGGCCTGGTCAGAGCAGTCTCAGAACAAAATGGAGGCCAGCCTTCTGCTGCGGAAGAGAAGAATGAGAATGCCACATCTTACTTAGACAACAGGAAATGTGAAAGTTTGAGGTTTAGAATGGAAGATGCCATTCCTTCAGCTTCTGAAGACGTTAAAGATGAAGCAGAGACCATCTCCACCAGTGTGGTCAAAGTGTGTCTTTCACCTCCACGTGGTTTTTCCAAGCACATGGAACAAACCTCATTTGAAAACTATGATAAAACTGACAGTATAAGCGGAGAAGAATTTGAGGCCCCTATGCCCAGCACAGCCATCGACAGCTGTCCGAGTCAAGATGGAGCTGTTGTTGCACCAAATAAGGTTTCCACAAGCGTGTTGGAAGAATTTGAGGGCCCTATGCCTAGCGCAACCATGGAAGATGGTGAGAGTCAGTTTGCTACCGGAGGAGCAGTAGAAATGGCCTCAACCAACGTGGAAATGTGGGCCACGCCCACGCCCAGTGGCTCCAGAGGGGAAGCTGACGAAAGCCATACAGCAGACCATAGTGATGAGTGCACTGTGATTTCCACAAGTATTAACGAAGAGCGAGAGGTTCCTATTTCcaatgcctgcacagaagactcgGTTCCGGCCTTTGCCTTAGGATTAGAACAAGCTGCTCACACAAGCGTGATCTCGACAAGCACTGCGGAACCTTTGGCCAATTCCGTGTCTCCCGCCACCACGCAAGAAGTTAATCCAGTTTCTGAAACTACAACAGAAGGAAGAAATGACTCTTTCACGGTTTCTACAAATATGACAGAAGGAGTGCTGGTGCCAGtaaaaatggaagaagaaaaagatgatGGAGCCGCAATACCTCCAGATGCCGCAGAAAAGGATGAAGCTGTTCAGCCTGGCAATGCCACAAGCCTAGACATTGAGCTAGCTGTTCAGAGGACATTAAAAAGCAGCCAAGGTGGTACAGTTTTTGTCAAAGAGGAGATAAAATGTGACATCCCTGGACAAAACGTTGTCAGCGTCAAACCTCATCCGCAGTTGGTTGCCTTGAATATAGAGAATCCAGAGGATGTGGCAACAGTTGCTGCCAGAACGGTGAAAGACTGCAATAGTGTCTCTGCCATTCCTGCTTTAGAGGAGACCCCACATGCTTTTGAAAGCGTAGAAGTAGATGAAGAGAAGAATGTTGTGGGGGCCGAAGCAGGTGACCATTCCGTATCTTCAGTCCCAGGAGAAAGTAAGAGCGTTTTGGCCATATCTTGTGAAGAAGATAAAAGTTTCTGTCAGGAGGAACGTGAGGGTGTTTTGATGGGAGATTCGGAAGAATCTAAGACCACAGGGGACACCAAAGAAATGGAAACAGCTGCAAACACAGGGGAATCCACGAGTGTAGCTGAAACCTTCTGTACAGAAATGGGTTTAGAGTCCTCTGCCGGCGACGGGCAATCTGTTGAAATCTCCATGCCTGTCCAAGAAGGTGTGCTACGTAATGAAGTTACATCAAGCCATTCTGGTACCCTGTTGGAACAAGAAAGAGGAGATAAAAATGCAGCAATAGACTGTCTTAATCATAATCCAGTATTAAAAACTGACCTTTCTGGAAAAGGGCATCTCCCTGAGAAGGGATATACGGCAGCAGCATGTGTTGAATTTGGGAGCAATTCTGAGAACGGAGCACTCGCTGGAGGAGCAGAGCTGCAGACGCAGCATCACTTGGCTGACGTCGAAGCCAAAGTGGATGAGAGTCATAAGCCAGAAGCCGCTTCTCAAGAGAGTGTTGGACGCCATTCTG ACAATGAAGAAGTTCTTCCCATTGTGCCTGAAGAGCTGGAACTGCAGTCGAAGCTGATGGCTGAAGAG GAGCTTCAGTGTCAGAGCCTGACAAAAGACAATCAACACGACGAGGGACCGCCAGAAGAGAGTCACAGAG CCCTTGAAGTTTCAGATACCATCATTGCAACAGAAGCAACGAAAGTCCAAGTGCCTGAAGAAAAACCGCTTGAG TTACAGGTAGAAATACCTGATCAGGAGGAAGAAACGCGAGACTGCCCTCCAGCTACGGGACAGGGCGACTCAG GTGATGGCCTGGCTCCTCAGATCTTGGGAGAGGAAGCTGAACAGAACCAGGATTTCCAAGCCAAACAAGAAACTGAG GAAGCCACTGCCGGAGATTCGAGGAAAGTACCTGAAGACGGTGCAGAGATTCAAGAACCATCATCAGATGCTACAGAACAAAAAG aTAATACTGCTGGCAAAATGGATATTTGTGAAAAACCAGACCTGGAACCCAGTTTAAATCTTGTTGAG GTAAACCAGCAAGTAACAGTGAAacggaaaagaggaaggccccgTAAATATCCACTGCCGG GTCAAGATTCAGAAGCTGATGCAAGAATTGGAAAT CAACCTTCCTGTCCTAAAAACAGAGACAAGATTCCTCCAAAAG tAAAAAACACACTGCCTGGAGATGGAAAAGGCCAT GAAGCTGAAGAAGGGAAGATGGAGGTGGTGGTGCGTCGAAGAGGAAGGAAGCCCAAACGACCTTTTATTCCATCACTGGAAATAG GAACAGACACACCTGAGCCAGATAGAAAACGTCAGAAGCTGGCAGCTGCTGTGGAAGAGGAAACAAAAGACCAGGAGGAAGGCAAAGAGAGTGGCAGTAACGGAGGAGAAGACAATGGCGACGAAGAGACACATTCAAGAGCCACAACTAGGGCGGCCTCAAGGTTAGAAGCTCAAAG aaagcAGCCCAGCAAACCAACAACACGTGCAGCCTCTAAAAACCAAAACCCAGTTTCTCCTACAAATCGCCAGACCTTAGCAGGGAGAAAGCCACTCTCCCTTGCAAAATTGAAGAAGTCTCCTCTCTCGGCACT ATCAAAGTTGCATCCCACCAAGCGTAAAAGGGAAGGCAGTCCCTCCGTGTCACAGAAGAAAGGTCACCCAAGAGCAGAAGAGACGGCGGCCAAGAAGGCTAAGCGGTAG